In Ornithinibacter aureus, the genomic stretch CCGTCGCGATGTTCTCGACGAGCTCGGCGAGGTCGTGGGGTTCGTCGCCGGCCTGCCCCGGGCCTCCGGCGAGGTAGGCGCGCATGCGGTTGAGCTCGGTGGCGGCCTGGACCCAGACCTGCGAGGGCGTGCGGCTGTCGACGGCGCCGAGCGCGCCCTGGTCGACCAGGATCTTCATCAGCGCCGTGCCGTTGTGGATCGCGGCCCGAGCCTTGCGTTCCTCGTCCTCACGGGCGAGGCGGGCCGCGTACGCCCTGGACTCGTCGGCATCCTGCGCGATGCGCAGCACGGTGCCGACACCGAACCAGGCCAGTGGTGCGAGGCCGAGCATGGTGAACAGCTCGCCGACGACCGTAGGCACGTCAGCAGCCGTGGAGATGATCGGCAGCACGTACACGGCGCGGGCGGCCACCAGGGCACCGATCAGTGCCCCCCAGATGCGCACGTCGCGCACCCCGACGAGCGAGCCGGCGACCGAGAGCGAGTAGGCGCTCTGGAAGCCGATCCAGCTGCCCGTGCGCAGCTCGACCGGCACCGTGACGAGTCCGACGAGGATGAGGCCGACGGCGACGGCGGTGTCGAGGCACGCCCACGCGGTGCCCGGCGGCCGGCGTCGCACCACGCACACGGCTGCGGTGGCCAGCGCCATCACGCTGGCGACTGCCCACGTCACCGCGGTGAGGGCCCGGTGCTCGCCCTGGTCGAGAGCAGCCACCAGGGACGGGAGCATCTGGGCGAGGGTGGCGAGGCGCAGGCCGGCCACGAAGAGGCCGATGGCACGTTCGGCCCGTGGCAGGGTCGCCGCGTCGGTGCCCGTCTGGGCATCGGTCATGACGGTCATCGCTCACCTCCCCGCAGTTCTGTGCGTTCGTTCGTCCCCTGCATCCTCCACCACGACGCAGGGTGCTCAGGGCCGTCCGGGGCCACAGCGCGTCAATCCGAGCGACTTCCGCGCTTTCGTTGGATCCAAGAGGCTGTTTCTGCGGTTTCGTGGGATGCCGGGGCGGGCCGCGCCCGGCGACGCTGGCCCCGCGCCGGCCCGATGGGCGGCGCACCGTGATGACTGCCCGACACCGGGCCGGCGCCGGTCGTTCGAAGGAGAGCACCATGAAGGTCACCAGCACGAGGCGTCGCGTCCTGGCCGCCACCGCCGTCGTCGCCGCGGCGGTCGCGACCCAGGCCGCCGCCGTTCCGGCATCCGCCACCAACTCCACGCTCACCTGCGCCAACGTCATCACGATCGTCACGCGCGGGTCGAACGAGGCCGCCGGCACCGGTGGAACGACGAACGTGTACTCCTCCGGTGGCCTCGGCCTGATGTCCGGGGTCGCGGGAAAGGTCGCCAGTGGGACCTCGAAGTCGGTGCGCACGGTCGGGCTGAAGTACCCGGCCGCCATCGGCTTCGGTGGGCTCGCGTACTTCTCCAGCCTGGACACCGGCAAGGCCCGGCTGGCCGCAGAGCTCAACCGGCTCGCCACGTTGTGCCCATCCTCCAGGACCGTGCTCATCGGCTACTCGCAGGGCGCGCACGTGGTCGGCGACGTCACGTCGAACAGCAACCCGAACAAGCTGACCAGCGGCGCCAAGAGCCGCATCGCCGCGGTCTACCTCACGGGTGACCCGGTGCGGCGCCCCTACGAGTCGCACAACCGGGGGACCGGCATCGGTGGCGGGGTGCTCATCGACCGTGGAGCGGGGCAGATGAGCGGTCTGGGGTCGCGCATCGTCTCGTACTGCTCCAAGGGCGACTGGGCCTGCGATGCGCCCCACAAGGACCCCACCCGCAGTGCAGCGATCCACACCAGCTACGGCAACTCCACCCTCACCACGACCTACGGCACCTGGATCGTCGGCAAGCTCTGAGGCCTGGGAGATGGGCAATTCCGCGGATTCGTTGGATGCCGTGACCCCCACCCGAGCACCACGATGGTTCTCAGGGCTCCTCGCCGGGTCGCTGGTGAGGCAGGAGGGGTGAGCGCTGGCCCGGCCACCGGCCGATCCTGCCGGTGGCCGCGCCGTGCCCAACGGTGCAGGGTCCCGCCACCTCCGACGTGCCACCAGTCCCACCGCGGCTCGCCGTCTGCGTCGACTGCCGCCGAGGTGATGGGCCGTCCCGCTGAGGTGTGGGTCACTGCCCCGCAGGCCCGCGACATGGCAGGCTGTCCCCGGCATACTCACAGGTAACCAAAGGCGGCACCGATGCAGAGCACGACGACCACGGTCACGGCGAGCGACGGGACCGCCCTGCACACGAACCGGTGGGTGCCGGACGGTGCGCCCAAGGCCGTCGTCCAGATCGCCCACGGCATGGCCGAGCACTCGGCCCGCTACGCCCGGCTGGCGCAGGCCCTCACCGAACACGGCTACGCCGTCTACGCGCACGACCACCGCGGGCACGGCTCGACGGCGAGCGAGATCGACCACGGGTACTTCGCCGACGAGAACGGGTGGGACGCCGTCGTCGCGGACATGCGCGCCGTCACCCGCTTCGCCCAGGAGGAGAACCCCGGACTACCGGTCTTCCTCCTCGGGCACTCGATGGGCTCCTTCCTCTCGCGCACCTACGTCATCGAGGACAGTCGGGACCTCGCCGGCCTCGTGCTCTCGGGCACGGGCGGCGACCCCGGCCCGCTCGGCAAGATCGGCCTCGGTGTGGCCCGGCTGGAGAAGCGGGTGCGAGGCCCCCGCCACGTGAGCGCGCTGCTCGACAAGCTGACCTTCGGCCAGTTCAACGCGGCCTTCAAGCCCAACCGCACCGGGTTCGACTGGCTCTCGCGCGATGACGCCGAGGTCGACGCCTACGTCGACGACACGTACTGCGGTCGCACCTTCACCTCCGGCTTCTTCGTCGACCTCTTCGGCGGGATCCAGGTGATCAACGACCGTCGGCAGGTCGCGCGGGTGCGCCGTGACCTGCCCATCCTGCTCATCGCCGGCGACAAGGACCCCGTGGGCGACGGCGGAAAGGGCCCGCGCGCCGTGGCCGAGCAGTACACCTCCGTGGGGGTTCTCGACGTCACCTGCACGCTCTACCCGGGCGCCCGCCACGAGATCTTCAACGAGACCAACCGTGACGAGGTCACGGCCGACCTCGTCGCCTGGTTGGACTCCCACCTGCCCTGATGCAACGCCCCGGCTCACCCCGGGCGAGCCGATGGAATCGGACGCGGGCGGCATCCGTGGCAGGCTGGGTGGGCACCACCGCCAGCCCCGATACGTGAGGACCGACCAGACGCATGTGTGGCATCGCCGGATACCACGGGCTCCCCGCCGACCCCGCGCTGCTCCAGCGCATGAACGCACACCAGCAGCACCGAGGCCCCGACGGGGACGGGATCTGCGTCGACGGGCCCTGCGGCCTGGCGCACCGGCGGCTGTCGATCATCGACATCGCCCACGGCCAGCAGCCGATGGACACCGCCGACGGTCGGTACGCGATCGCCTACAACGGCGAGGTCTACAACTACCTCGACCTGCGCGGCGAGCTCGAGGCGCTCGGTCGTACCTTCACGACCGACTCGGACACCGAGGTCGTCCTCCAGGCCTTCGCGCAGTGGGGCGCCGACGCGTTCGACCGGTTCAACGGCATGTTCGGCCTGGCCATCTGGGACCGCCACGAGCAGCGGCTGACCCTGGCCCGCGACCACTTCGGCATCAAGCCGCTCTACGTCGCCATGGTCCCGAACGCGAGCGGGGAGGGCGAGGCGCTGCTGTTCTCCAGCGAGATCAAGCCGATCCTCGCGAGCGGCCTCTACGAGAAGCGGGTCAACGACCGCTCGGTCTACCGCTACCTGCGTTTCCGCGCCCACGAGGACGGCACCGAGACCTTCTTCGAGGGCATCGAGCGCCTCGCGCCGGGCGAGATGCTGGAAGCCGACGCGAACGGCATCCGACGTCGCATGTTCACCCGGCTGAAGGAGGAGCTGCTCGAGCTCGCCTCCGTGCAGCGCCCCTACGACGAGGCCGCGGCCGCCGAGTACAAGCGCCGCCTCGTGGAGTCGGTGCGGCTGCGCCTGCAGTCCGAGGTGCCCGTCGGCACCAGCCTGTCCGGTGGTCTGGACTCCAGTGCGGTCGCCGTCATCATCAACCAGCTGCTGAACGAGGGTGACTCGCTCTCCCTCAGTGCGGTCGGCGCCCGGCAGAACACCTTCTCGGCGATCTTCCCCGGGTCGATCAACGACGAGGAGAAGTACGTCGACGAAGTGCTCGACATCTGCACGGGGCACGTCGAGGCGCACAAGATCCTGCCGACGGCCGATGAGTTCAAGGCCGACCTGCTCGACTTCATCCGCACCCAGGAGGAGCCGATCATCTCCTCGGGGCCGTACGCGCAGTACCAGGTGATGCGCGAGGCCACGAAGCACGTCACCGTCCTGCTCGACGGGCAGGGCGCCGACGAGATGATGGCCGGCTACATCCCGTACTACTTCGTCTACCTACGTCAGCTGCGCGCCCAGGGCGCCACCCTCGCGGCCGCCGAGCTCGCGAAGAGCCTCGACGTGCTCTACCGGCTGGGCCGCTTCAAGCTCAAGGCCAAGGTCAAGTTCAAGAAGTCGATCCCGACGACCCAGCTGCTCAACCGGGAGTTCGTCGCCGCCCACCGCGACGAGCGCTACAGCTCCGAGGGTGCCAACCTCAAGAAGCGCCTCGTCGAGGACCTGTTCCACAACTCGCTGCCGAGCCTGCTGCGCTACGAGGACAAGAACACGATGCGCTTCTCCCTCGAGGGGCGCGTGCCGTTCCTCGACAAGGAGGTGCTGAAGTTCATCTTCAGCCTGTCCGACGAGGCGATCATCAAGGACGGCTGGAACAAGCGGGTGCTGCGCGACGCGACCCGCGGCCTGCTCCCCGAGTCGATCAACCGGCGCCGCAACAAGATCGGCTTCACCACCCCCCAGGGCGAGTGGTTCATGCGGCTGAAGAACCACTTCTACAACATCTTCCTCAGCGAGTCCTTCGCCAACCGGCCGTACGTCAACCAGACAGAGGTCATCGCGGCGTTCGAGGGCTGGATCAAGGGCGCGAACGACGTCGACACGATGACCTTCTGGCGCCTGATCAACCTCGAGCTGTGGATGCGCGAGTTCATCGACGAGCACGAGGATCCTGACGACGTCACCGCCGCGCCGGCCCGGGTCAAGACCGACTACGAGGCCAACGAGGGGCAGAACCTCGACCTCCTGACCTCCCTCGGTGAGGACGTGCGCCGCTACCCGGTGCGCACCGAGCTGTTCAGCCGCGACGACGACCTCGACGCGCGCGTGCTCGAGCACATCGACGCCTTCTTCGCCGGGCTGCCCGCCGCCGGCCCCGACCACGAGGCCGCGACGCGTGGACCGTGGTGGTTCTTCCTGTCCGAGAAGGTCGTCGCGATCACGCAGGGCCGCTCCTACTTCGTCTGGGACATCAAGGTCGGTCGACCGGCCCGCGTGCTGTCGCGCTATGTGACCCGCACCCCCGCCGGAATCGGCCTCGGCAGCCCGTTCACCATGCAGCTCGCCATCCAGGAGGCCGGCCTGCCGCGGGTGCTCTACGCCTCGGCCGGTGGCGCCATCGGCAAGGTCATCGGGCGCAAGGGCCTGTTCTACGAGCTCGTCGGCAACCAGATCAACGCCATCGACGGACCGACGGAGTACTCCGCCTACCCGTCGAACGTCTCGGCGAAGCTGGCCCCGAAGGACCCGGATGCCGTGGCGGCGCGCCTCAGTGCCGCGATCCGCGAGCGGGTCCCCGAGCCGTGGCGCTCGACCTTCGGCGGCACGGTGATCATGGACGCCAACGACATCGGCCGCAACGTCCTCGGCTCCGACGTGCCGGGTGACTGGACCCGGTTCGAGGAGATGTTCGCCGACAACCCGCTCGGTCAGGGCTCGCAGCAGACGCCGATGGCGATGGTCTTCCTGCGCGAGGGCACCGCTCAGGCGTAGAGCGGCTCCTCGCCCTCGGCAGGGGGCTCGGTCTTCGGGCTGAGGGTCCACAGCAGCCAGCCCAGCGCCCCGAGCGGCACCTCCATGAGGTGGGTGAACAGCGAGAAGAGCACGAGCCCGGCCGCGGCACCACCGGGATCGGCGCCCCAGCCGACGAGCACGACCGAGGTCGCGACCTCGGTGACCCCCAACCCACCCGGGGTGATGCCGATCGTGGTGAGCAACCGGCCGATCGCGTAGGCCGCGAAGAGCAGGTTCAGGGGCAGCGTCACCCCGGTGCTGCGCATGATGAGCACGAAGAGCACGTAGTAGGCGGCGAAGAACCCGATCATCCCCAGGGTCATCGACCACCAAGCGTGTCCCACGACGTGCTTGATCCGGCCGCGCAGGTCGGTCACGAGGTCGGAGATCCGCATCGTGGACTCCGGGCGCCGGCGCCTCACCAACGGGCCGATCACGGCATCCAACCCGCGACCGATGGCCTGAGCGGCCCGCTCGCTCGCGATGATCGACACCAGGGCCGTGAGGATCGCCAGACCCGTGAGCATCCCGGCCACGGCGAGGTCGGTGAGGGCCCCGGGCAGGCTGACGCCGCTGAACCACAGGACGGCGATCGCGATCACGGGCAGGGCGATGCGGGCCAGGACGTTCCAGACCCCGGTGACGACGACCGAGGTCGAGGTCGCGCGGCGGGAGAACCCCCACGAGCGACAGATCGCGTACGTGGCGGCGAGGCCGACGGCGCCACCACCGGGGAGGAGGTTGGAGACCGATGACCCGCACAGGTTGACGACCAGTGCCTTGCTGTGGGTCAGCCCCGGCAGCGAACCGGTGATGGTGAAGGTGTAGCACCACAGCCCGGCGAGCATGAGCACCTGGAAGCCGATGGCGTGGCTGACGGGGACCGAGGAGATGACCGTGCCGATGTCGTGCCACGTCGTCTTGGCGAAGTAGGGCAGGCCCCACCACAACAGAGCCACGGCGAGGCCGATCCCGACCACACCCTGGAGCACCTTGCGTGCGTGCGGGTTCACGCGTCTCCCTCGAAGATCTGGGTGTGGATGGGCCCCCCGCCGGGCAGGGCGGGGTCGCGGAACCACTCCCGGCCGAAGACGACATCGTAGAGAGGCCGCGGAATGCGCAGGAACGCGGCCAGGGTCCGGTCGCCGGTCTGGCCACCCTCGCCGACCGCGGCCGCACCACCACCGGTCGCCTGCGAGGCGTGGGCGCGCATCGACGACCGCTTGGCCACGATGTGCTTGCGCACGTCGATGCGGTGGGTGATGTCGGCGCGGGCGGTGAAGGCCCGCTCGAACGACGTCGGGTCGAACTCGGCCGGGAACCGGTAGACCCGAGCGACCGCGCGGATGGCCCGGGCGATCGTGTCGCGCGGCACCGTGGCCTCGAGCACGCGGGGGGTGCCGGCGATCACGGCAGCCCGTGCGCCCACCTCGTGCACCCGCACGTGGTCGCGATGGCCGTAGCCGCCGTTGGCGTCGTAGGAGATGAGCAGGTCCGCGCGTTCGGTGCGCAGGATCGCCGCGAGTCGCTCGGCGGCCTCCTCGAGCGGGGCGCGGGTGAAGCGCACCTGCCCCGGCACGTCGGGTTCCGGCTGCGGCCCGCTGCCGCTGTCGGCGTAGCCGAGCCACTCGACGCGGGCCACCCCGAGCGCCTGCGCCGACTGCCGCGCCTCGTTCAGGCGCAGGCCGCCGAGCTGCCCGTCGGCGCGCAGCTCGGCCGCTGCCAGCCCGGCCCCGCCGTCGGTGGCGAGCACGAGGACGACGCGGTGGCCCGCGCTGGCCAGGCGCGCCATCGTGCCGGCCGTCAGCAGGGCCTCGTCGTCGGGGTGGGCGTGGAACGCCACGATCGTTGCAGACATCGCCGCCCATCCTCGCGCATGGCAGGCTGTCCGCTCGTGAAGGTCGCCATGCTCTCTGACTGCTACCCGCCGCGCCTCGGCGGCATCGAGAGCCAGGTCCGCGACCTCTCCCGCCACCTCGTGGCCGCCGGACACGAGGTCGAGGTCTTCACGGCCACCCCCGGGCCCGACGGCGAGCGCGGCGGCGCGACCGAACGCGGTGACGACGGCGTCACGGTGCACCGGCACGCGTGGGGAGTGCCGGGCGGCATCCCCGTCAACCCGTTCGCCCCGCCGGAGATCCGCCGTCGGCTGGATGCCGGGGGGTTCGACGTCGCGCACGCGCACCTGGGCGTCGTGAGCCCCTTCGCGACCGACCTCGTGCCGGTCGCGCTGGACGTCGGCCTGCCGGTCGCGGCCACGTTCCACTGCGTCCTGGAGCGGTCCGCCGTGGTGTTCCGGGCGATCGGGCACCTTGCCCGCTGGGCCGGACGCGGCGTGGCACTCAGCGCCGTGTCGTCGATGGCTGCCCAGCGGGTGTCCGACGCCGCTCGCGGAGCCCGCGTCGAGGTAGTGCCCAACGGCGTGGATGCCGCGTGGTGGCACCCGGGTGGCGACGCCACGGCATCCGCGCCCCACGACGGCTCCGTGCACGTCGTCTCCGCGATGCGGTTGGTGTCGCGAAAGCGCCCCCTCGCGATGCTGCGGGTGCTCGAGCAGGCCCGCTGCGTGCTCGACCCAGCGGTCGACCTGCGCGCGACGATCGTCGGTGAGGGGCCGCAGCGTCGGGTCATGGAGCACCGGCTGCGCACCCTCGGGCTCGACTGGGTCGACCTGCCCGGCCGGGTGACCAAGGCCGAGCTGAGGGCCCTGCACCAGGGCGCGGACCTCTACCTCAGCGCGGCGCTGCTCGAGGCGTTCGGCATCGCCGCGCTCGAGGCGCAGGCTGCGGGGCTGCCGATCCTCGCCCGGCGCGGCACCGGCACCGACGACGTCGTTCAGGACGGGGTGAGCGGCCTGCTGGCCGACAGCGACGCCGCCCTGGCCGGCGCCCTGGCCCACCTGGCCGGCGACCGGGCGCTGCGCGAGCGGATGCGCGCTCACCTGCTGGCCTCCCGACCTGCCCAGGACTGGCCCGGGGTCATCACGTCGACGCTCGGTGAGTACCGCAGGGCCGGGGCGGTCCCGCGGTGATCACCGTCGTCGGGGAGCACGCGGGGCGCGAGGTGGTGAGCTTCGCCCTGGCCCACGGGGAGGACCCGGTCGCGGGGCTGGGGGCCCGCGGCTGGGACGCGCAGGTCGAGGCGGTCGAGGGGGTGCTCGGCGACCTGACCTTCCGGTATGCCGTGGTTCCCCTGGAGGGTGGGTCGGTGAACGACCCGGTAGGGCCCGAGGGGCCGGGGCTGTCGCGCGCCGAGCGGGTGCACATCGTGCCGCACCAGCGGGTGGCGGCGTACGCGGTCGTCGTGGAGCAGGGGCGCCTGCTGCTCACGCAACTGGCCCCGCGAACCGGTGCTGCCGGCCGGTGGAACCTGCCCGGCGGCGGCGTCGACCCGGGCGAGTCGCCGGTCGAAGCGGTCGTGCGCGAGGTGGCCGAGGAGACCAGCCAGG encodes the following:
- a CDS encoding cutinase family protein, which translates into the protein MKVTSTRRRVLAATAVVAAAVATQAAAVPASATNSTLTCANVITIVTRGSNEAAGTGGTTNVYSSGGLGLMSGVAGKVASGTSKSVRTVGLKYPAAIGFGGLAYFSSLDTGKARLAAELNRLATLCPSSRTVLIGYSQGAHVVGDVTSNSNPNKLTSGAKSRIAAVYLTGDPVRRPYESHNRGTGIGGGVLIDRGAGQMSGLGSRIVSYCSKGDWACDAPHKDPTRSAAIHTSYGNSTLTTTYGTWIVGKL
- a CDS encoding alpha/beta hydrolase, which produces MQSTTTTVTASDGTALHTNRWVPDGAPKAVVQIAHGMAEHSARYARLAQALTEHGYAVYAHDHRGHGSTASEIDHGYFADENGWDAVVADMRAVTRFAQEENPGLPVFLLGHSMGSFLSRTYVIEDSRDLAGLVLSGTGGDPGPLGKIGLGVARLEKRVRGPRHVSALLDKLTFGQFNAAFKPNRTGFDWLSRDDAEVDAYVDDTYCGRTFTSGFFVDLFGGIQVINDRRQVARVRRDLPILLIAGDKDPVGDGGKGPRAVAEQYTSVGVLDVTCTLYPGARHEIFNETNRDEVTADLVAWLDSHLP
- the asnB gene encoding asparagine synthase (glutamine-hydrolyzing), with translation MCGIAGYHGLPADPALLQRMNAHQQHRGPDGDGICVDGPCGLAHRRLSIIDIAHGQQPMDTADGRYAIAYNGEVYNYLDLRGELEALGRTFTTDSDTEVVLQAFAQWGADAFDRFNGMFGLAIWDRHEQRLTLARDHFGIKPLYVAMVPNASGEGEALLFSSEIKPILASGLYEKRVNDRSVYRYLRFRAHEDGTETFFEGIERLAPGEMLEADANGIRRRMFTRLKEELLELASVQRPYDEAAAAEYKRRLVESVRLRLQSEVPVGTSLSGGLDSSAVAVIINQLLNEGDSLSLSAVGARQNTFSAIFPGSINDEEKYVDEVLDICTGHVEAHKILPTADEFKADLLDFIRTQEEPIISSGPYAQYQVMREATKHVTVLLDGQGADEMMAGYIPYYFVYLRQLRAQGATLAAAELAKSLDVLYRLGRFKLKAKVKFKKSIPTTQLLNREFVAAHRDERYSSEGANLKKRLVEDLFHNSLPSLLRYEDKNTMRFSLEGRVPFLDKEVLKFIFSLSDEAIIKDGWNKRVLRDATRGLLPESINRRRNKIGFTTPQGEWFMRLKNHFYNIFLSESFANRPYVNQTEVIAAFEGWIKGANDVDTMTFWRLINLELWMREFIDEHEDPDDVTAAPARVKTDYEANEGQNLDLLTSLGEDVRRYPVRTELFSRDDDLDARVLEHIDAFFAGLPAAGPDHEAATRGPWWFFLSEKVVAITQGRSYFVWDIKVGRPARVLSRYVTRTPAGIGLGSPFTMQLAIQEAGLPRVLYASAGGAIGKVIGRKGLFYELVGNQINAIDGPTEYSAYPSNVSAKLAPKDPDAVAARLSAAIRERVPEPWRSTFGGTVIMDANDIGRNVLGSDVPGDWTRFEEMFADNPLGQGSQQTPMAMVFLREGTAQA
- a CDS encoding lysylphosphatidylglycerol synthase transmembrane domain-containing protein, with product MNPHARKVLQGVVGIGLAVALLWWGLPYFAKTTWHDIGTVISSVPVSHAIGFQVLMLAGLWCYTFTITGSLPGLTHSKALVVNLCGSSVSNLLPGGGAVGLAATYAICRSWGFSRRATSTSVVVTGVWNVLARIALPVIAIAVLWFSGVSLPGALTDLAVAGMLTGLAILTALVSIIASERAAQAIGRGLDAVIGPLVRRRRPESTMRISDLVTDLRGRIKHVVGHAWWSMTLGMIGFFAAYYVLFVLIMRSTGVTLPLNLLFAAYAIGRLLTTIGITPGGLGVTEVATSVVLVGWGADPGGAAAGLVLFSLFTHLMEVPLGALGWLLWTLSPKTEPPAEGEEPLYA
- a CDS encoding PIG-L deacetylase family protein; its protein translation is MSATIVAFHAHPDDEALLTAGTMARLASAGHRVVLVLATDGGAGLAAAELRADGQLGGLRLNEARQSAQALGVARVEWLGYADSGSGPQPEPDVPGQVRFTRAPLEEAAERLAAILRTERADLLISYDANGGYGHRDHVRVHEVGARAAVIAGTPRVLEATVPRDTIARAIRAVARVYRFPAEFDPTSFERAFTARADITHRIDVRKHIVAKRSSMRAHASQATGGGAAAVGEGGQTGDRTLAAFLRIPRPLYDVVFGREWFRDPALPGGGPIHTQIFEGDA
- a CDS encoding glycosyltransferase is translated as MKVAMLSDCYPPRLGGIESQVRDLSRHLVAAGHEVEVFTATPGPDGERGGATERGDDGVTVHRHAWGVPGGIPVNPFAPPEIRRRLDAGGFDVAHAHLGVVSPFATDLVPVALDVGLPVAATFHCVLERSAVVFRAIGHLARWAGRGVALSAVSSMAAQRVSDAARGARVEVVPNGVDAAWWHPGGDATASAPHDGSVHVVSAMRLVSRKRPLAMLRVLEQARCVLDPAVDLRATIVGEGPQRRVMEHRLRTLGLDWVDLPGRVTKAELRALHQGADLYLSAALLEAFGIAALEAQAAGLPILARRGTGTDDVVQDGVSGLLADSDAALAGALAHLAGDRALRERMRAHLLASRPAQDWPGVITSTLGEYRRAGAVPR
- a CDS encoding NUDIX hydrolase translates to MITVVGEHAGREVVSFALAHGEDPVAGLGARGWDAQVEAVEGVLGDLTFRYAVVPLEGGSVNDPVGPEGPGLSRAERVHIVPHQRVAAYAVVVEQGRLLLTQLAPRTGAAGRWNLPGGGVDPGESPVEAVVREVAEETSQVVDDVRLIDVMTQHWVGRSARGLEDYHAVRVLHTARCARPTHPVVHDVGGSTSDARWVPLDDLSSVEVVASVPVALRAVGLA